In a single window of the Myxococcales bacterium genome:
- a CDS encoding transglutaminase domain-containing protein has translation MKTAPADSKRAARRWWPAIVFGLLLLAAPARSGELFQTGYRPLDPLAPLSPLRSTLAGAPRFHLTVRADLAVQRNPKHEPLHVYLPLPADAPYQQIHWFRLQPEPAEIRQTRDGYRIAVWDCGRPAPGTAIDIVYEAEASLGRIEWEIEPNNAGVLGEIPPAITREYLADRESYALQNPLVIQAAREAAGDNQNPLAILRGVVRTVKKRLSYRLDNVKNDAGATLAQGHGSCTEYAFAMIALARRSGLPARYVAGLHARPVVPAAAKLHKANHKIVEFYLPRYGWLPVDTTKASLKFDDPKGKITGRIDRTMIYFTHEPEADAAPLDPRVHLFTATSGEPDSALLIKKRSTVTWEKK, from the coding sequence ATGAAAACGGCGCCAGCCGATTCGAAACGGGCCGCGCGCCGGTGGTGGCCGGCGATTGTATTCGGCTTGCTTCTGCTGGCTGCGCCGGCGCGAAGCGGTGAACTGTTCCAGACCGGTTATCGGCCGCTGGACCCGCTGGCACCACTTTCGCCCCTCCGTTCCACCCTGGCCGGCGCGCCACGTTTTCACCTTACCGTCCGCGCCGATCTGGCCGTGCAACGCAATCCCAAACATGAGCCGCTGCACGTTTATCTGCCCCTGCCCGCCGACGCGCCCTATCAACAGATTCACTGGTTCCGGTTACAACCGGAACCGGCGGAAATCCGCCAGACACGCGACGGTTATCGGATCGCGGTCTGGGACTGCGGTCGGCCGGCGCCCGGGACGGCGATCGACATCGTTTACGAAGCGGAAGCCAGCCTGGGCCGGATCGAATGGGAGATCGAGCCGAACAACGCCGGCGTACTCGGCGAAATCCCGCCGGCTATCACGCGGGAATACCTTGCGGACCGGGAATCTTACGCTCTGCAAAATCCGCTGGTGATTCAGGCGGCTCGGGAAGCGGCCGGCGACAACCAGAACCCGCTGGCGATCTTGCGCGGTGTCGTCCGGACCGTAAAGAAGCGGCTTTCCTACCGGCTCGACAACGTGAAAAACGACGCCGGCGCGACTCTGGCCCAGGGCCATGGATCCTGCACCGAGTATGCTTTCGCGATGATCGCCCTGGCCCGCCGCAGCGGCTTGCCGGCCCGTTACGTCGCCGGCCTTCACGCGCGCCCGGTCGTTCCCGCCGCCGCCAAACTGCATAAGGCGAACCACAAAATCGTCGAATTCTATCTGCCGCGCTACGGCTGGCTGCCCGTCGACACCACCAAAGCTTCGCTGAAATTCGACGACCCGAAGGGAAAAATCACCGGCCGGATCGATCGGACGATGATCTATTTCACGCACGAGCCCGAGGCCGACGCCGCGCCGCTCGATCCCCGCGTCCATCTGTTCACCGCCACCTCGGGCGAACCCGATTCCGCTTTACTAATTAAAAAGCGCTCGACCGTTACCTGGGAAAAGAAGTAA
- a CDS encoding antibiotic biosynthesis monooxygenase has product MIVTGVEIFVKSEFVELFIAATRANHEGAIAEPGNLRFDVLQAKDDPTRFFLYEAYESEAAAKAHKETPHYLKWRDTVADWMAQPRVGTPYRVLFPPDASHW; this is encoded by the coding sequence ATGATCGTCACCGGCGTCGAAATTTTCGTCAAAAGCGAGTTCGTCGAGCTGTTTATCGCCGCCACGCGCGCCAACCACGAAGGCGCGATCGCGGAACCCGGCAACCTGCGGTTCGACGTGCTGCAGGCCAAGGACGATCCCACGCGCTTTTTCCTTTACGAAGCCTACGAATCCGAAGCGGCGGCAAAGGCACACAAGGAAACGCCGCATTATCTGAAATGGCGAGACACCGTGGCCGACTGGATGGCGCAACCGCGGGTCGGCACGCCCTATCGCGTGCTGTTCCCACCCGACGCAAGTCACTGGTAG
- a CDS encoding response regulator: MERFAKQIRSLLYEVAMNTGTSLSLRPMLRQSLSTLMRKLNCSAGCIYRFRPETPPSAAEMVFSIPRKISHQRALEAAESLIPSLPVGSTEPLVGSVGDEAFFYLLPLPAFGLMVLLKNGDPLHPLILKAIAPLLERLAEAAQACLQSEGLRQAHDELELRVAERTAELARINEELRHEISERRRVEAEIIQAKQQAETSNRAKSEFLANMSHELRTPLNAIIGFSEILELQMIGGLNDKQQSYIHNIVLSGRHLLQLIDDILDLSKVEAGRMILDYAELNPRQTLETCLELVGEKAAEHRLRLSLEVAAELADHPFRADERKFKQILFNLLSNAIKFTPEGGAIVVRAFREPDRTVFEVSDNGIGIAPADQERIFREFEQVDSSAAKKTPGTGLGLALTKKLVELHGGRITVHSEGDNRGSRFTFFLPDRSTEPAAAPAAAIPLPPPTGLPGQPLVLVVEDDPQTCHLLVHYLQEGGYATACAIQGDEVLPLARRLRPAAITLDMRLPKKNGMNVLEELKAHPETKNIPVLIVSVAEKEQRAIQLGAIEWLVKPIRKEQLLALLDQFGRQEHLAIRGILLISDDPTAAALLAESLIAREYRVWTAQDLVGGREVARRTRPDLILFDLATPIMTSLEAVEQLRAIPETKGIPTVIFTAHSLTEEKKKFLSMLSESIVPHADGVPLLKKLADLSKPG; this comes from the coding sequence ATGGAACGCTTCGCCAAACAGATCCGCAGTTTGCTGTACGAAGTGGCGATGAACACCGGTACCAGCCTGAGCCTGCGGCCAATGCTGCGGCAAAGCCTGTCCACGCTGATGCGCAAACTGAATTGCTCGGCCGGCTGCATCTACCGCTTCCGGCCGGAAACGCCGCCGAGCGCCGCCGAAATGGTTTTTTCGATTCCGCGAAAAATCAGCCACCAGCGCGCCCTGGAAGCCGCCGAAAGCCTGATCCCCTCGCTGCCCGTCGGTTCCACCGAGCCGCTGGTCGGCAGTGTGGGCGACGAAGCCTTTTTCTATCTCCTACCCCTGCCCGCGTTCGGCTTGATGGTATTGTTGAAAAACGGCGACCCCCTTCATCCGTTGATTCTGAAAGCGATCGCGCCGCTGCTGGAGCGTCTGGCCGAGGCCGCGCAAGCTTGCCTGCAAAGCGAGGGCCTGCGACAGGCGCACGACGAACTCGAATTGCGCGTCGCCGAGCGGACGGCCGAACTGGCGCGGATCAACGAGGAACTGCGCCACGAAATTTCCGAACGCCGCCGGGTGGAAGCGGAAATCATTCAGGCCAAACAGCAGGCCGAGACCTCGAATCGGGCGAAGAGCGAATTTCTGGCCAACATGAGCCACGAACTGCGAACGCCACTCAACGCGATCATCGGTTTTTCGGAAATCCTCGAACTGCAGATGATCGGCGGCCTCAACGACAAACAACAATCCTACATCCACAACATCGTCCTCAGCGGACGCCACTTGCTGCAACTGATCGACGACATTCTCGATCTTTCGAAGGTCGAGGCCGGCCGCATGATTTTGGATTACGCCGAATTGAATCCGCGCCAGACGCTGGAAACCTGTCTGGAACTCGTCGGCGAAAAAGCCGCCGAGCACCGGCTGCGACTGTCGCTCGAAGTGGCGGCCGAGCTGGCGGATCACCCGTTCCGCGCCGATGAACGAAAATTCAAGCAAATCCTGTTCAACCTGCTGTCCAATGCCATCAAATTCACCCCCGAAGGCGGCGCAATCGTCGTCCGGGCTTTTCGCGAACCGGACCGGACCGTCTTCGAGGTGTCCGACAACGGCATCGGCATCGCGCCGGCCGACCAGGAACGGATCTTCCGCGAATTCGAACAGGTCGATTCGTCAGCCGCCAAAAAAACGCCCGGCACCGGATTGGGCCTGGCGCTGACGAAAAAGTTGGTCGAATTGCACGGCGGCCGGATCACCGTGCACAGCGAGGGCGACAACCGCGGCAGCCGGTTCACCTTCTTCCTGCCGGATCGGAGCACAGAGCCGGCGGCGGCGCCGGCCGCGGCCATTCCGCTGCCGCCACCCACCGGCCTGCCGGGACAACCGCTGGTGCTGGTCGTGGAAGACGATCCGCAAACCTGCCACCTGCTCGTGCACTATTTGCAAGAGGGCGGATACGCCACCGCGTGTGCAATTCAGGGCGACGAAGTCTTGCCCCTGGCCCGGCGCCTGCGGCCCGCCGCCATCACCCTCGACATGCGTCTGCCGAAAAAGAACGGCATGAACGTTCTCGAGGAATTGAAGGCGCACCCCGAAACGAAAAACATCCCGGTGCTCATCGTTTCGGTGGCCGAAAAGGAACAACGCGCCATTCAACTGGGGGCGATCGAGTGGCTGGTGAAGCCGATTCGGAAGGAACAATTGCTGGCGCTGCTGGATCAATTCGGCCGCCAGGAGCACCTCGCCATCCGCGGTATTTTATTGATCAGCGACGATCCGACGGCCGCCGCCTTGTTGGCCGAGAGCCTGATCGCCCGCGAATACCGGGTCTGGACCGCGCAGGATCTCGTCGGCGGACGCGAAGTGGCGCGGCGGACGCGCCCCGATCTGATCCTGTTCGATCTCGCGACGCCGATCATGACCAGCCTGGAAGCAGTCGAGCAGCTTCGCGCGATCCCGGAGACGAAAGGCATTCCGACAGTCATTTTCACGGCCCACTCGCTGACGGAGGAAAAGAAAAAATTTCTTTCCATGCTGTCGGAAAGCATCGTGCCGCACGCCGACGGCGTGCCGCTGCTGAAAAAACTGGCGGATTTGTCCAAGCCCGGGTGA
- a CDS encoding histidine kinase, with protein MRIELDASGSVEGLGQLIQTVAADPRTQGLLILAGDDNQFTPEQVDPLLLQTTLPLFGGVFPGIIYGRNKLMRGTIVAGLPKPPKVHVIAGLSDMDTNYDDLIDERIREIDKTRTMFVFVDGLARRISALIDGLFNVFGLEFNYLGGGAGSLSLKQKPCLFTNRGLLADCAVLALSELESGIGVAHGWRAIGGPFSVTESDRNIIRSLDWRPAFDIYKDLVEKSARVKITDVNFFDIAKYHPFGISKIGTERVIRDPLRKLEDGSLVCVGEVPPQALVDVMTGDVNSLVDAAGMALNLSLDSYRGPEAAERTVLFIDCISRVLCMQNEFEQELEAVHLRDTPMIGALTIGEIANSGKDYLEFYNKTAVIGVLES; from the coding sequence ATGCGGATCGAGTTGGATGCAAGCGGTTCGGTCGAGGGATTGGGGCAACTGATCCAAACGGTCGCGGCCGATCCTCGCACCCAGGGTTTGCTCATTCTGGCCGGCGACGATAATCAATTTACGCCGGAACAGGTCGACCCGTTGCTGCTCCAGACGACCTTGCCGTTGTTCGGCGGCGTTTTTCCGGGCATCATCTACGGCCGCAACAAGCTGATGCGGGGAACCATCGTCGCCGGGCTGCCCAAGCCGCCGAAGGTGCACGTGATCGCCGGCCTGAGCGACATGGACACCAACTACGACGACCTGATCGACGAGCGAATCCGCGAGATCGATAAAACACGGACGATGTTCGTCTTCGTCGACGGTCTGGCCCGCCGCATCAGCGCCCTGATCGACGGCCTCTTCAACGTCTTTGGCCTGGAATTCAATTACCTGGGCGGCGGCGCCGGCTCGCTCAGCCTGAAGCAAAAACCCTGCCTGTTCACCAATCGCGGCCTGCTGGCCGATTGCGCCGTGCTGGCCCTGTCGGAACTGGAGAGCGGCATCGGCGTCGCCCACGGCTGGCGGGCGATCGGCGGCCCGTTTTCGGTCACCGAGTCGGACCGCAACATCATCCGCTCGCTCGATTGGCGCCCGGCGTTCGACATCTACAAAGACCTGGTTGAAAAAAGTGCGCGGGTGAAAATCACCGACGTCAACTTTTTCGACATCGCCAAGTACCACCCCTTTGGCATCAGCAAGATCGGCACGGAGCGCGTGATCCGCGACCCGCTGCGCAAATTGGAGGACGGTTCGCTGGTTTGCGTCGGCGAGGTGCCGCCGCAAGCCCTGGTCGACGTCATGACCGGCGACGTCAACAGCCTGGTGGACGCGGCGGGAATGGCCCTGAACCTGAGCCTGGATTCCTACCGGGGCCCGGAAGCCGCCGAACGCACCGTGCTGTTCATCGACTGCATTTCCCGCGTGCTGTGCATGCAAAACGAATTCGAGCAGGAGTTGGAAGCCGTCCACCTGCGCGATACGCCGATGATCGGCGCGCTGACGATCGGTGAAATCGCCAACAGCGGCAAGGACTATCTGGAATTCTACAACAAGACGGCCGTGATCGGCGTGCTGGAGAGTTGA
- a CDS encoding aldehyde dehydrogenase family protein has protein sequence MKADALTITSTSPATGEYLGTVSVTAREEARAAVRRARIAAKKWAETSIEVRAQYLKRANQYIYDHFERIVETISKENGKPRTEAEITDLLPVIYHNIYYARHAEKLLRDRKIPLRLWSFIGKASYQRYVPWGVLGVISPWNYPFGIPMTQIAMALIAGNAVVLKPSSSTPLTGEIIRQIWESTGLPKDVLTVIQGPGRLGEALIEEPADRLIFTGSVAIGRHLAKLAAEKLLPITLELGGKDPAIVLADADLEAATSGILWGAMANAGQTCAGIERVYVERPIYDEFVRRITDKAKSLRVGADRDFDSDLGAITNRGQLETIDRQVREAVAQGAKIETGGRIVEDCCGDFYAPTILTNVRHGMAIICEENFGPVLPIMPFDTIDEAVRLANDTRFALSASVWTGSNRRGREIARQLVAGTVTINDSLYTYALAETPWGGYRESGIGKTHGEEGLLEMVRPVHIAYDRFPRIKKPWWYPYDENFSVAFGAAVKALAGKDVVRSLWKAAANLNFRGKL, from the coding sequence GTGAAAGCCGACGCCCTGACGATCACTTCCACGAGTCCGGCGACCGGGGAGTACCTGGGAACGGTGTCGGTGACCGCGCGCGAGGAAGCCCGCGCCGCCGTCCGCCGGGCAAGAATCGCGGCGAAAAAATGGGCGGAAACCTCGATCGAGGTGCGCGCGCAATATTTGAAGCGGGCCAACCAGTACATTTACGACCATTTCGAGCGCATCGTCGAAACCATTTCCAAGGAAAACGGTAAACCGCGGACCGAAGCCGAAATCACCGACCTGCTGCCGGTGATCTACCACAACATCTATTACGCCCGTCACGCGGAAAAACTGCTGCGCGACCGAAAAATTCCCTTGCGGTTATGGAGCTTCATCGGCAAGGCCAGCTATCAACGCTACGTGCCGTGGGGTGTTTTGGGCGTCATTTCGCCCTGGAATTATCCGTTCGGCATTCCGATGACGCAGATCGCCATGGCGTTGATCGCCGGCAATGCCGTTGTCCTCAAGCCCAGCAGTTCGACGCCGCTGACCGGCGAGATCATCCGGCAAATCTGGGAATCGACCGGCCTGCCCAAGGACGTGCTGACCGTCATTCAGGGTCCGGGGCGACTGGGCGAAGCGCTGATCGAAGAGCCGGCGGACCGGCTGATCTTTACGGGCAGCGTCGCCATCGGCCGCCACCTGGCGAAACTGGCCGCCGAAAAATTGTTGCCGATCACCCTTGAACTGGGCGGCAAGGATCCGGCGATTGTGCTGGCCGATGCCGATCTCGAGGCGGCCACCAGCGGCATTCTCTGGGGCGCGATGGCCAACGCGGGCCAGACCTGCGCCGGGATCGAGCGGGTGTACGTCGAGCGGCCGATTTACGACGAGTTCGTGCGGCGCATCACCGACAAGGCCAAGTCCCTGCGGGTCGGCGCCGACCGGGATTTCGACAGCGACCTGGGCGCGATCACCAACCGCGGCCAATTGGAAACGATCGACCGCCAGGTTCGGGAAGCTGTCGCCCAAGGCGCGAAAATCGAGACCGGCGGACGGATCGTCGAGGACTGCTGCGGCGATTTTTACGCCCCGACCATCCTCACCAACGTCCGGCACGGCATGGCGATCATCTGCGAGGAAAATTTCGGGCCCGTGCTGCCGATCATGCCGTTCGACACGATCGACGAGGCGGTCCGCCTGGCTAACGACACCCGGTTCGCCCTCTCGGCCAGCGTCTGGACAGGCAGCAACCGGCGCGGTCGCGAAATCGCCCGGCAATTGGTGGCGGGCACGGTCACCATCAACGACAGCTTGTACACCTACGCGCTGGCCGAAACGCCGTGGGGCGGCTATCGCGAATCGGGCATCGGTAAAACGCACGGCGAGGAAGGTTTGCTCGAAATGGTCCGGCCGGTGCACATCGCCTACGACCGCTTCCCGCGGATCAAAAAACCGTGGTGGTATCCGTACGACGAGAATTTTTCGGTGGCGTTCGGCGCGGCGGTGAAGGCGCTGGCGGGCAAGGATGTCGTCCGCTCGCTCTGGAAAGCGGCGGCGAACCTGAATTTCCGCGGCAAACTGTAG